In Sinorhizobium sojae CCBAU 05684, a single window of DNA contains:
- a CDS encoding xanthine dehydrogenase family protein molybdopterin-binding subunit: MNWIGKPLTRVDGRAKVTGAARYAADFNQPGQLYAVIVSATVGLGRIKEIESGEVERMPGVVALITHRNAEKLPYLPHKGVIDPAAGERLHVLQDEEVHFYGQPVAIVVADSLDHAERAAAALRITYAARQPLVDLSDEEVQPIVPDAGRTLADRARGDADAAVAGAPVRIDEVYEIARENHNPMEPHATIAAWDGDRLTLWSKSQYLVNEQAEIAAVFGLPTENVEVVCPFIGGAFGSSLRTWPHVTLAALAARQVGRPVKLALTRKQMFFTTGHRPRTHQRIALGATEDGKLQGIIHEGTGETSRYEQFIEALTAVTDYLYSCPNVRTRYRLAQLDTGTPNHMRGPGEASGIFALESALDELSYKLGMNPVELRRRNEPRLDEAEGKPFSSRSLIQCYDMAGERFGWSRRTPEPRSMRDGRLLIGMGAATATYPAFHAPARARVRLLPDGSAEVEAAASDMGPGTYTSMTQVAAEFLGLPLDRVRFRLGKSVYPQTPSHGGSWTMASVGSAIRVACAEAQAQAARLAVSDNGSPFFEASADDLEWVEDRLVRRGEAAQGLSYRELVARSGAPVEAEGSAQRDPEVAEKYSMHSFGAVFAEVAIDPDVGTIRVRRLVGAYGIGRVVNPLLARSQCTGGMIGGIGMALMERTVLDRRDGRPVNAHMADYLMPVNLDIPRLEAYFVDEVDPVVNPLGVKGLGEIALVGTAPAIANAVFHATGKRVRALPIHIEDVLTA, translated from the coding sequence ATGAATTGGATCGGAAAGCCTCTCACCCGCGTCGACGGCCGCGCCAAGGTAACGGGGGCGGCGCGATATGCGGCCGATTTCAACCAGCCGGGTCAGCTCTATGCCGTGATCGTCAGCGCGACTGTAGGCCTCGGTCGCATAAAGGAAATCGAAAGCGGCGAGGTCGAGCGGATGCCCGGCGTCGTCGCCCTGATCACGCATCGCAACGCTGAGAAGCTGCCCTATCTGCCGCACAAGGGCGTCATCGACCCGGCCGCCGGCGAGCGCCTCCATGTGCTTCAAGACGAAGAGGTGCATTTCTACGGCCAGCCCGTCGCCATTGTCGTCGCGGACAGCCTCGATCATGCCGAACGCGCCGCTGCGGCACTGCGCATCACCTATGCGGCCCGGCAACCGCTTGTCGATCTTTCGGACGAGGAGGTTCAGCCCATTGTTCCGGACGCCGGCAGAACGCTCGCCGACAGGGCACGCGGCGATGCCGACGCCGCCGTTGCCGGGGCACCCGTCAGGATCGACGAGGTCTATGAGATCGCCCGCGAAAACCACAATCCGATGGAGCCGCACGCGACCATCGCCGCGTGGGACGGCGATCGGCTGACGCTGTGGAGCAAGAGCCAATACCTGGTCAACGAGCAGGCGGAGATCGCAGCGGTCTTCGGGCTGCCGACCGAGAATGTCGAGGTCGTCTGCCCCTTCATCGGCGGCGCCTTCGGGTCAAGCCTCAGGACCTGGCCGCATGTCACGCTCGCGGCACTCGCCGCGCGCCAGGTCGGCCGACCGGTAAAGCTGGCGCTCACGCGTAAACAAATGTTCTTCACCACCGGCCATCGGCCGCGCACGCATCAGCGGATCGCGCTTGGCGCGACAGAGGACGGAAAGCTTCAGGGGATCATTCACGAAGGCACCGGCGAAACGAGCCGCTACGAACAGTTCATCGAGGCGCTGACCGCCGTTACCGACTACCTCTATTCCTGCCCGAACGTGCGCACCCGCTATCGCCTGGCGCAACTCGACACCGGCACACCCAACCACATGCGCGGCCCGGGTGAAGCGAGCGGCATCTTTGCGCTCGAAAGCGCCCTTGACGAACTGTCGTACAAGCTTGGCATGAACCCCGTCGAGCTTAGGCGACGTAACGAGCCGCGGCTTGACGAAGCCGAAGGCAAGCCCTTCTCCAGTCGTTCACTGATCCAATGTTACGACATGGCGGGCGAACGCTTCGGCTGGTCGCGGCGAACGCCGGAACCGCGTTCCATGCGCGACGGACGTCTCCTGATCGGGATGGGCGCCGCCACGGCAACCTATCCTGCCTTCCATGCGCCTGCGAGAGCCAGGGTACGGCTGCTTCCGGACGGGTCGGCAGAGGTCGAGGCGGCAGCGAGCGACATGGGTCCGGGAACCTATACGTCCATGACCCAGGTTGCGGCAGAGTTTCTCGGCCTTCCCTTGGACCGGGTCCGCTTCAGGCTGGGAAAGTCGGTCTATCCGCAGACGCCCTCGCATGGCGGCTCATGGACGATGGCCTCGGTCGGATCGGCCATTCGCGTCGCCTGCGCCGAGGCACAGGCGCAGGCGGCGCGCCTGGCGGTATCGGATAACGGCTCACCGTTCTTCGAGGCGTCGGCGGACGATCTCGAGTGGGTCGAAGACCGGCTCGTGCGCCGCGGCGAAGCCGCGCAGGGCCTGTCCTATCGGGAGCTCGTTGCGAGAAGCGGCGCTCCTGTCGAGGCCGAAGGATCTGCCCAGCGCGATCCGGAGGTGGCGGAGAAATATTCGATGCACTCCTTCGGTGCGGTGTTTGCAGAGGTGGCGATCGATCCGGACGTCGGAACCATCCGCGTGCGGCGCCTCGTCGGCGCCTACGGCATAGGGCGTGTGGTCAATCCGCTGCTCGCCAGGAGCCAGTGCACGGGCGGCATGATCGGGGGCATCGGCATGGCGCTGATGGAGCGGACCGTGCTCGACCGGCGCGACGGACGGCCGGTCAACGCCCATATGGCTGATTACCTGATGCCCGTGAATTTGGACATACCCCGGCTTGAAGCCTATTTCGTCGACGAGGTCGATCCCGTCGTCAATCCCCTCGGCGTTAAAGGACTGGGCGAGATTGCATTGGTCGGGACCGCACCGGCGATCGCCAACGCCGTGTTCCACGCGACGGGTAAGCGCGTGCGAGCCCTGCCGATCCACATCGAGGATGTTCTGACCGCCTGA
- a CDS encoding NAD(P)H-dependent oxidoreductase has product MKRVLVIVGHPDPDPRRFCRALAEAYAQGAEAAGHDVRRIDLAEIDVPLLKSREEFENGSVPTSLADASAAILWAEHIVFVFPLWLGTMPALLKAFLEQVMRPGIAFDYPTGNEKLVKTRLNGRSARVIVTMGMPAFVYRLWYLGHGIAGMRRGILNFVGIKPVREKLYGMVEGVSASKREQWIAEMHKLGASAS; this is encoded by the coding sequence ATGAAGCGCGTTCTGGTCATTGTCGGGCACCCGGATCCGGATCCGCGCCGCTTTTGCCGCGCGCTCGCCGAGGCCTATGCGCAAGGGGCGGAGGCGGCCGGCCATGATGTCCGAAGGATCGATCTTGCGGAGATCGACGTCCCGCTTCTGAAAAGCCGTGAAGAATTCGAGAACGGATCCGTTCCGACAAGCTTGGCCGATGCGAGTGCGGCGATCCTCTGGGCGGAGCATATCGTCTTCGTCTTCCCGCTCTGGCTCGGCACGATGCCCGCACTTCTCAAGGCCTTCCTCGAGCAGGTCATGCGCCCGGGTATCGCCTTCGACTATCCGACCGGAAACGAAAAGCTCGTGAAGACGCGGTTGAACGGGCGCTCGGCGCGCGTGATCGTCACGATGGGAATGCCGGCTTTCGTCTATCGTCTCTGGTATCTGGGTCACGGCATAGCGGGGATGCGGCGCGGAATCCTCAATTTCGTCGGCATCAAGCCGGTGCGGGAGAAGCTCTACGGCATGGTAGAAGGCGTCAGCGCATCGAAACGCGAGCAATGGATCGCCGAGATGCACAAGCTTGGCGCATCGGCTTCGTAA
- a CDS encoding xanthine dehydrogenase family protein molybdopterin-binding subunit, which translates to MIPKLMQSVSLPPVRIEASRRQFLIGALAAGTGIAVGFRLLAAAPAAASENATGSHAFSPYVTIDGDGRVTVLSSQFEMGQGSYNGIATLVAEELDADWSTIEVKGAAGNVQAYGNIAFGGAIQGTGGSTSMSTSWERYRKAGAAARAMLVAAAAEEWGVDAAEITVENGSLAHPSGKSGGFGDFAAKAATMPAPADVTLKQPGEWKLIGNDKLKRFDSARKTNGTEQYTIDVNLPGMLTAVMIHPPLFGAKVKSFDASAAKALKGVVDVVETPRGIAVIGEHMWAAIKGRDAVTVQWDETAAESRGTDEQMAMYRDLAKKPPVAMARKDGDAEAGFAGAAKVIEASFDFPYLAHAAMEPLNAVARMNEDGTLEIWGGHQFPDIYQRLAGEIAGITPDKVRLHVMKSGGSFGRRAVSDGDVVVESVYAAKAIGFRSPVKVQWTREDDMRAGRYRPAYVHSLKAGLDESGKLIAWHDHIVGQSIVARTALEGMIQNGVDPTSVEGASNLPYAIPNQTVGLTTTDFGVPVLWWRSVGSTHTAFAAETFLDEVAEAAGRDPVEFRLSMLEPDSRHATVLKLAAEKAGWDKPLPEGRFRGVALAESFGSVVAEIAEVSADGNGGIKVERVVAAVDCGLAINPDQVRAQVEGGIGFGLGAILGEEITLTDGQVDQGNFDLYTPLRIDAMPRVEVHIVPSANPPSGIGEPGVPPIGPAVANAAYKALGKRIRVLPFARSLNA; encoded by the coding sequence ATGATCCCGAAACTGATGCAATCGGTTTCCCTTCCGCCCGTGCGGATCGAAGCCTCGCGGCGGCAGTTCCTCATTGGCGCGCTTGCCGCCGGCACCGGCATCGCCGTCGGCTTCCGCCTGCTTGCCGCCGCACCGGCGGCCGCAAGCGAGAACGCGACAGGCTCGCACGCCTTTTCCCCCTATGTGACGATCGACGGCGACGGCAGGGTGACCGTGCTTTCCTCGCAGTTCGAGATGGGCCAGGGCTCCTATAACGGCATCGCCACGCTGGTAGCCGAGGAACTCGATGCCGACTGGTCGACGATCGAGGTGAAGGGCGCGGCCGGCAATGTCCAGGCCTATGGCAATATCGCCTTCGGCGGTGCGATCCAGGGAACGGGCGGCTCGACCTCCATGTCCACCTCCTGGGAGCGCTATCGCAAAGCGGGTGCCGCCGCTCGCGCGATGCTGGTTGCCGCTGCCGCGGAAGAATGGGGCGTCGATGCAGCGGAGATTACCGTCGAGAACGGCAGTCTCGCCCACCCCTCCGGCAAGAGCGGCGGCTTCGGCGACTTTGCCGCCAAGGCGGCGACTATGCCGGCGCCTGCCGATGTGACGCTGAAACAGCCAGGCGAGTGGAAGCTGATCGGCAATGACAAGCTGAAGCGTTTCGACAGCGCCCGCAAGACGAACGGAACGGAGCAATACACGATCGACGTCAATCTGCCCGGCATGCTGACGGCCGTGATGATCCATCCGCCGCTCTTCGGGGCGAAGGTGAAGTCCTTCGATGCCTCGGCCGCAAAGGCTCTCAAGGGCGTGGTCGACGTCGTCGAGACGCCGCGCGGCATCGCAGTCATCGGCGAACATATGTGGGCAGCGATCAAGGGACGCGACGCGGTCACGGTCCAGTGGGACGAGACGGCGGCGGAGAGCCGCGGCACGGACGAGCAGATGGCGATGTATCGCGATCTGGCCAAGAAGCCCCCGGTGGCGATGGCCCGCAAGGACGGCGACGCTGAGGCCGGCTTCGCCGGGGCCGCCAAGGTGATCGAAGCGAGCTTCGATTTCCCCTATCTCGCCCATGCGGCAATGGAGCCGTTGAATGCGGTCGCGCGCATGAACGAAGACGGCACTCTGGAGATTTGGGGCGGACACCAGTTCCCGGACATCTACCAGAGGCTCGCGGGCGAAATCGCAGGCATAACCCCCGACAAGGTGCGCCTCCACGTCATGAAGTCCGGCGGCAGCTTCGGCCGTCGGGCCGTCTCCGACGGCGATGTCGTCGTCGAGTCCGTCTATGCGGCCAAGGCGATCGGCTTCCGTTCGCCGGTGAAGGTGCAATGGACGCGCGAGGACGATATGCGCGCCGGACGCTACCGGCCCGCCTATGTCCACAGCCTCAAGGCCGGCCTCGACGAGAGCGGAAAACTCATCGCCTGGCACGATCACATCGTCGGCCAGTCGATCGTAGCTCGGACGGCTCTCGAGGGTATGATCCAGAACGGCGTCGATCCCACTTCGGTCGAGGGGGCGAGCAACCTGCCCTACGCCATCCCGAACCAGACGGTCGGGCTGACGACCACGGATTTCGGCGTGCCGGTTCTGTGGTGGCGTTCCGTCGGCTCGACCCATACGGCCTTCGCGGCCGAAACCTTCCTCGACGAGGTCGCCGAGGCGGCGGGGCGCGATCCGGTCGAATTCCGTCTTTCCATGCTCGAGCCGGATTCGCGCCATGCGACCGTTCTGAAGCTTGCCGCAGAAAAGGCCGGCTGGGACAAGCCGCTGCCCGAGGGCCGCTTCCGCGGCGTCGCGCTTGCCGAGAGCTTCGGCTCCGTCGTGGCCGAAATCGCCGAGGTGTCGGCCGACGGCAATGGCGGAATCAAGGTCGAGCGCGTGGTCGCGGCCGTCGACTGCGGCCTGGCGATCAACCCCGATCAGGTCCGTGCCCAGGTGGAGGGCGGGATCGGCTTCGGCCTCGGCGCCATTCTCGGCGAGGAGATCACGCTCACCGACGGGCAGGTCGACCAGGGCAATTTCGACCTGTACACGCCGCTCAGGATCGATGCCATGCCGCGGGTGGAGGTGCATATCGTCCCCTCCGCCAACCCGCCCTCCGGCATCGGCGAGCCGGGCGTCCCGCCTATCGGCCCGGCCGTCGCCAACGCAGCCTACAAGGCGCTCGGCAAGCGCATCCGAGTCCTGCCCTTCGCTCGGTCACTCAACGCCTGA
- a CDS encoding FAD binding domain-containing protein yields the protein MFPFVLEKTRSIEDAIAAAASGARYIAGGTTLVDLMREEVEMPDRLIDINGLPLDAIRIEGDDVVIGALARMADVAANPDVQRLQPLIAESLIEGASPQLRNMASMGGNLLQRVRCPYFRMLDAPCNKRSPGSGCSAIDGLNAAHAILGTSDHCVATHPSDVAVALVALDATMRVRGPEGERSFPVEELFRLPGDTPHLEHTLLPGELITEIRVPGGPYSRRARYLKVRDRASYEFALVSAAAALLIEDGVIREVRLAAGGVGTRPWRLRDCEAQLVGKRPERQAFAEAAALAPQGARPLHHNRFKVVLLPRTIVRALEMAGEVA from the coding sequence ATGTTTCCCTTCGTGTTGGAGAAAACCAGGAGCATCGAGGACGCCATTGCGGCGGCCGCCTCCGGCGCGCGCTACATTGCTGGCGGCACGACGCTGGTCGACCTGATGCGTGAGGAGGTCGAGATGCCGGACCGGCTGATCGACATCAACGGCCTTCCTCTGGATGCGATCCGCATCGAAGGAGATGACGTCGTCATCGGCGCGCTGGCGCGAATGGCCGACGTCGCCGCCAATCCGGATGTGCAGCGTCTGCAGCCGCTGATTGCCGAGAGCCTGATCGAAGGCGCTTCGCCGCAATTGCGGAACATGGCCTCGATGGGCGGAAACCTGTTGCAGCGGGTGCGCTGTCCTTATTTCCGCATGCTGGACGCCCCCTGCAACAAGCGCAGCCCCGGTTCCGGCTGTTCAGCCATCGACGGTTTGAATGCCGCTCATGCGATCCTTGGCACGAGCGATCATTGCGTGGCGACGCATCCATCCGATGTGGCGGTTGCGCTGGTGGCGCTCGACGCCACCATGCGGGTGCGGGGCCCTGAAGGCGAGCGCAGCTTTCCGGTCGAAGAACTCTTCCGGCTGCCGGGCGACACGCCGCATCTCGAACACACCCTGCTTCCGGGCGAGCTCATCACCGAGATACGCGTGCCGGGCGGCCCGTACAGCCGCCGCGCGCGCTATCTGAAGGTACGCGACCGGGCCTCCTATGAGTTCGCGCTGGTTTCGGCGGCAGCGGCCCTCCTCATCGAAGACGGCGTGATCCGCGAAGTCCGGCTCGCTGCCGGCGGGGTCGGGACACGGCCCTGGCGTCTGCGCGACTGCGAGGCCCAACTGGTGGGTAAGCGGCCGGAGCGACAGGCCTTCGCGGAAGCCGCCGCGCTCGCCCCGCAGGGAGCCCGGCCGCTGCATCACAATCGGTTCAAGGTGGTACTCTTGCCGCGGACGATCGTCCGCGCGCTGGAAATGGCGGGAGAAGTGGCATGA
- a CDS encoding DUF2721 domain-containing protein — protein MEPPPVVDDLASIVQTSLAPVFLLAGTAGFVSVYATRLGRVSDRVNEVGDNNEQREARRLQLAYLRRRTLALEVAVVLGTLAAVFTGCAILNLLAGALRLGFREENLFWFFGGAILSLIGSLMAFLFEMLAAGRNMLRQMRMDRAGLDRE, from the coding sequence ATGGAGCCACCGCCAGTCGTCGACGATCTTGCGTCCATCGTTCAAACGTCCCTCGCGCCTGTCTTCCTTCTTGCCGGCACGGCGGGGTTCGTGAGCGTCTACGCGACTCGCCTCGGCAGGGTATCGGACCGGGTCAATGAGGTCGGGGACAACAACGAGCAGCGCGAGGCGAGGCGCCTGCAACTCGCTTATCTCCGGCGACGGACACTCGCCCTGGAGGTGGCAGTCGTGTTGGGCACCCTGGCTGCTGTATTCACCGGCTGCGCGATCTTGAACCTGCTCGCCGGTGCGCTCCGGCTCGGCTTCCGTGAGGAGAACCTCTTCTGGTTCTTCGGTGGAGCGATCCTCTCGCTCATTGGGTCGCTCATGGCGTTCCTGTTCGAAATGCTCGCCGCCGGGCGGAACATGTTGCGGCAGATGCGCATGGATCGAGCAGGCCTCGATCGAGAATGA
- a CDS encoding carbohydrate ABC transporter permease, with protein sequence MHGTFNAIGFLTRTRRPGRIDVTDVLSWLWLVGGTLAVLVPVLWAGLSSLKPEAEITRFPPTLLPVAAVQVEVQGYDKPLSLWNVTVDGETREMAMVRRIGLKAQVVDPENPGKPASVDTKSISPVQRLTVATENYSDPLTRFSFLTFLKNSVFVTFVATILTLIVNALAAFALSKYRFRGEKAIFVLIISTLMIPLTVVMVPAYLVVVGVGLVDNLWGVIIPTVATPTGVFLLRQYMLTIPDELIEAARVDAASEFRIFWRIILPLTAPALAVLAIFSVLWRWNDFLWPLIVLSSRENFTLQVGLNAFQGEFSVQWHYILAMTFLSLIPVTIVFLFLQRYITTGIAGTGMK encoded by the coding sequence ATGCACGGCACCTTCAACGCCATCGGCTTTTTGACGCGCACCCGCCGCCCCGGCCGGATCGACGTCACCGACGTTCTCTCCTGGCTGTGGCTCGTCGGCGGCACGCTCGCCGTTCTCGTCCCGGTTCTCTGGGCAGGCCTGTCGTCGCTGAAACCCGAGGCGGAGATCACCCGCTTTCCGCCAACCCTGCTTCCCGTTGCGGCGGTGCAGGTGGAGGTTCAGGGTTACGATAAGCCCTTGAGCCTCTGGAACGTGACGGTCGATGGCGAGACCCGGGAGATGGCTATGGTCCGCCGCATCGGCCTCAAGGCGCAGGTGGTCGATCCGGAGAACCCGGGCAAGCCCGCCAGCGTCGACACGAAAAGCATTTCCCCGGTCCAGCGACTGACGGTCGCAACCGAGAACTACTCGGATCCGCTGACCCGCTTCAGCTTCCTGACCTTTCTCAAGAATTCGGTCTTCGTCACCTTCGTCGCCACGATCCTGACCTTGATCGTCAACGCGCTTGCGGCCTTCGCGCTCTCCAAATACCGCTTCCGCGGCGAAAAGGCGATTTTCGTGCTGATCATCTCGACGCTGATGATCCCGCTCACGGTCGTCATGGTGCCGGCCTATCTCGTCGTCGTCGGGGTAGGCCTCGTCGACAATCTCTGGGGTGTCATCATCCCGACCGTCGCAACGCCGACCGGCGTGTTCCTGCTCCGGCAATATATGCTGACGATCCCCGACGAGCTGATCGAGGCGGCACGGGTGGATGCGGCCAGCGAGTTTCGCATCTTCTGGCGTATCATCCTGCCGCTGACCGCGCCGGCGCTCGCTGTGCTGGCAATCTTCTCCGTGCTCTGGCGCTGGAACGATTTCCTCTGGCCCTTGATCGTCCTGAGCAGCCGCGAAAACTTCACGCTTCAGGTCGGCCTCAACGCCTTTCAGGGCGAGTTCTCGGTGCAATGGCACTACATCCTCGCCATGACCTTCCTGAGCCTGATCCCGGTCACGATCGTGTTCCTGTTCCTGCAGCGCTACATCACGACGGGAATCGCCGGAACCGGCATGAAGTAA
- a CDS encoding (2Fe-2S)-binding protein, protein MVTVTINGVERSVDAEPDMPLLWVIRDLVGLSGTKFGCGMAQCGACTVYVDGSPVRSCQTFIGDIEGAQVTTIEGLNGKVAETVQAVWADLDVPQCGYCQSGQIMSATDLLTSNPKPSDADIDAAMSGNLCRCATYHRIRAGIHEAAKRLEA, encoded by the coding sequence ATGGTGACTGTTACGATCAACGGCGTCGAACGCTCCGTCGACGCCGAACCGGACATGCCGCTGCTCTGGGTCATCCGCGATCTAGTCGGGCTAAGCGGAACGAAATTCGGCTGCGGCATGGCCCAATGCGGTGCCTGCACCGTCTATGTCGACGGTTCGCCGGTCCGGTCCTGTCAGACCTTTATCGGTGACATCGAAGGCGCTCAGGTGACGACCATCGAAGGGCTGAACGGCAAGGTCGCGGAAACGGTCCAGGCGGTCTGGGCCGATCTCGACGTGCCGCAATGCGGCTATTGCCAATCCGGGCAGATCATGTCGGCGACGGACCTTTTGACCAGCAATCCGAAGCCGAGCGATGCGGATATCGACGCGGCGATGTCGGGCAATCTCTGTCGTTGCGCCACCTATCACCGGATCCGCGCTGGTATCCACGAAGCCGCAAAACGTTTGGAGGCGTAG
- a CDS encoding LacI family DNA-binding transcriptional regulator has translation MERKTNLKDVARDAGVSLSTASHALNGTASLTVEVRERVLESARRLGYLETRRKKATIATLRVLLLALTRDAAPQSDVNMVSWTILNGLRQECERRGIRIVPFVSATARLDAAQVRDAAESEKVDGIVILNDDRPELIRALSALNRSMVILNGEDPSMLVDTVTVENRFGARLGTEHLLSLGHRRILHLTWQGRTTIRRRYDGYVDAHLVTGLPVPENMVVVAESYEPRHGKQVMRALLKADRSLRGATAIFCAADNLALGCLEALAESGIRVPEEVSVLGFDDIVPGEFSTPPLSTIQMPADRLGAAALSLLEQRLIAIDPLRPAHRLELGCRLILRGSVAPPPR, from the coding sequence GTGGAGCGGAAAACCAATCTCAAGGACGTGGCGCGGGATGCGGGCGTATCGCTCAGCACCGCCTCGCACGCGCTCAACGGCACTGCGTCGTTGACGGTCGAGGTGCGCGAGCGGGTGCTCGAATCCGCCCGCCGGCTCGGCTATCTCGAAACCAGACGGAAGAAGGCGACGATCGCGACCTTGCGCGTCCTCCTGCTGGCGCTCACCCGCGATGCGGCGCCGCAGAGCGACGTGAATATGGTGAGCTGGACGATCCTCAACGGCCTGCGGCAGGAATGTGAAAGGCGGGGAATCCGCATCGTGCCCTTCGTCAGCGCGACCGCGCGGCTCGATGCCGCGCAAGTGCGCGATGCAGCCGAGAGCGAGAAGGTCGACGGCATCGTCATCCTGAACGACGACAGGCCGGAGCTCATCCGGGCTCTTTCCGCGCTCAACCGCTCGATGGTCATCCTCAATGGCGAGGACCCTTCGATGCTGGTCGATACGGTAACGGTCGAAAATCGCTTCGGCGCCCGGCTCGGCACCGAGCATCTTCTTTCGCTCGGACACCGCCGCATCCTGCATCTCACCTGGCAGGGGCGTACCACGATCCGCCGGCGCTATGATGGCTATGTCGATGCCCATCTGGTCACGGGGCTTCCGGTCCCGGAAAATATGGTGGTGGTCGCGGAAAGCTACGAGCCGCGCCATGGAAAACAGGTGATGCGGGCCCTTCTGAAGGCGGATCGCAGCCTGCGGGGCGCAACCGCGATCTTCTGCGCTGCCGACAACCTGGCGCTCGGCTGCCTGGAAGCGCTCGCCGAATCCGGCATCCGCGTGCCGGAAGAGGTCTCGGTGCTCGGCTTCGACGATATCGTGCCGGGCGAATTCAGCACACCGCCCTTGAGTACGATCCAGATGCCGGCCGACCGGCTCGGCGCCGCCGCGCTTTCACTGCTGGAGCAGCGCCTGATTGCCATTGATCCGCTGCGCCCGGCCCACCGGCTCGAGCTCGGATGCCGGCTGATCCTGCGAGGCAGCGTCGCGCCGCCGCCGAGATAG
- a CDS encoding (2Fe-2S)-binding protein: protein MTENPSHLPPSGPFLSRREALQATAAAAALATWPSASEAETSAAPAGAGTSAAAVPAVTLTMTVNGRAHTLTIDPRQSILDVLRETLNLTGTKKGCNQGACGACTVLVDGRRIVSCLTLAAMHDGSRIETIEGLEKDGALRPLQEAFVEHEGLQCGFCTPGQIMSGLGCIAEGHAGSPEEIRFWMSGNICRCGAYPGIVAAVADAAGRM, encoded by the coding sequence ATGACCGAGAATCCGTCGCACTTGCCTCCCTCCGGACCTTTCCTGTCGCGCCGGGAAGCCCTCCAGGCAACAGCCGCGGCGGCGGCGCTCGCCACCTGGCCGTCGGCGTCCGAGGCGGAGACCAGCGCTGCCCCTGCCGGCGCCGGAACGTCTGCCGCCGCGGTGCCTGCCGTGACGCTGACGATGACGGTGAACGGCCGCGCCCATACACTGACCATCGATCCTCGCCAGTCGATACTGGATGTGCTTCGCGAGACGCTGAACCTCACCGGCACGAAGAAGGGCTGCAATCAGGGCGCTTGTGGCGCATGCACCGTTCTCGTAGACGGCAGGCGCATCGTCTCCTGTCTGACACTGGCGGCCATGCACGATGGTTCCCGGATCGAAACGATCGAAGGGCTCGAAAAGGACGGAGCGCTTCGTCCCCTCCAGGAAGCCTTCGTCGAGCACGAGGGCCTGCAGTGCGGGTTCTGCACGCCTGGCCAGATCATGTCGGGGCTCGGCTGCATTGCCGAGGGTCACGCCGGCTCGCCGGAAGAAATTCGGTTCTGGATGAGCGGCAATATCTGTCGCTGCGGCGCCTATCCGGGCATCGTCGCGGCCGTAGCCGACGCGGCCGGGAGGATGTGA
- a CDS encoding helix-turn-helix domain-containing protein, with translation MGRNALADTAVHIRRLQRGLSPPVVPEVFSGDTRLVGRWRNKPFEYDLPPLKHHVISATHLGAGVASVKMGRHTISAPARPGMISLCPRGHNGLWRTDGFVEVSNVFLGHDRLLACTEQVGKGREHELVDRVHFDDPKLFAIMALINNEISAGDAMSQLFIEQLLDLACLQLLRAHSAAPIPFAPEPRRGLTSWQVKRVTTYMRENFAEDIRLQELADLVNLSRFHFCTAFRIATGKTPHGWLTGQRIACAKTLLGDRTLRIIDIALLVGYETPSAFAASFRKVAGLTPSEFRRRL, from the coding sequence ATGGGCAGAAATGCACTTGCAGACACTGCGGTTCACATTCGCCGTTTGCAGCGAGGCCTGTCGCCACCCGTCGTTCCGGAGGTTTTTTCCGGCGACACCCGGCTCGTCGGCCGATGGCGGAACAAGCCGTTCGAATACGACCTGCCGCCCCTCAAGCATCATGTCATCTCTGCAACCCATCTCGGTGCCGGTGTCGCATCGGTGAAGATGGGCCGGCACACGATATCAGCTCCCGCGAGGCCGGGCATGATAAGCCTATGCCCGAGGGGACATAATGGCCTATGGCGGACAGACGGTTTCGTCGAGGTTTCGAACGTCTTTCTGGGACACGACCGCCTTCTGGCGTGCACGGAGCAGGTAGGGAAGGGCCGGGAGCACGAACTCGTCGACCGCGTGCATTTCGATGACCCCAAACTGTTCGCGATCATGGCCTTGATCAATAACGAGATCAGCGCGGGCGATGCGATGTCGCAGCTGTTTATCGAGCAACTCCTCGACCTCGCGTGCCTGCAGCTTCTCAGGGCGCATTCCGCGGCGCCTATACCGTTCGCGCCCGAACCGCGACGTGGCCTGACGAGCTGGCAGGTCAAGCGCGTCACCACTTACATGCGCGAAAATTTCGCGGAGGACATCCGGCTTCAGGAACTCGCAGATCTCGTCAATCTGAGCCGCTTCCACTTCTGCACGGCCTTCCGCATCGCAACCGGGAAAACGCCTCATGGCTGGTTGACCGGCCAGCGTATCGCTTGCGCCAAGACGCTGCTCGGCGACCGTACTTTGCGCATCATCGACATCGCCCTTCTCGTCGGTTACGAAACACCATCCGCATTCGCCGCCAGTTTTCGCAAGGTCGCCGGCCTCACACCGAGCGAATTCCGCCGACGGCTCTGA